The Anastrepha ludens isolate Willacy chromosome 2, idAnaLude1.1, whole genome shotgun sequence DNA window TCTTTCGGTCGCTCTTTCCGCAATAAACTACTGTAGCAGTCCGATTTGCGATTTTCAAGTGCTGATGGCCGCATTGCTTCGGCAGGTATTGTTTCATAGCCATGATCCTTGGAACCATAACTATTGCTTCGAAGGCGACCTTTGTCGGTAGACATATTTGGAATGGTAAATACACTAGTACGATTTGTTTCCATTAGTTCAGCAGCAGCCATGTCCAATGGGCTAACGCCTAACACGGCGTTGTGATCAGCATATTTACGCGCCATTACGGGAGAGTTGTTTTGTGAAGAAGGTGAGTGGCGGGataatttgttctttttcattACCTGAAAATAGTAATAGTTGAATTTGACAATTttgatagcaaaaaaaatttacttgtctAAGTTCCATACTTACCTTTGCATACATGCCTTCGATATCTTTGGATGGACTAAggcttttacttttatttttctgtgGAGATATGTCAGTCGTATTAGTAGCTGCGGCTGTAGCAGAAATTACCGTGTTCGAAACTGCTGTTAGGATACCACTTAAATTTAATTCACCAGCGCCTCCACCACATTCGATCACAGATATAACTGAACTACGGCCAGAGGTAATGTTCGATTTGGGCGTTGGTGGTAGCGGTGAGTTGGCTTGTCGCTTTTCTGGCTTCGGGGAACCTAAATTGCAAATCGAAGAACTGTTGTTCGAAGATGACGAAGGCTGTCGTGAGTGCTTTTGTGTGCGTAGACTGTCGACAGGTGGTGGTATAGGAGTGGTATGTTCAGAAATAGGCCTCGTTTGTGTGTGGCTACCGTGTGCAGTGTGTTGATGGTGATGCGACATAGACGTTGCACTCGGTATATTGTGTTCTGTAGACTGCACATTGTTTGTAAGAGTTGCATTGGGGTTAATATGGGAGTTgatattatttgtattattaatttctacCGACACCACCATGGAATTTATTTGCATAGGCTGAATTTGTGCATAAGTCTCTGAGCCGCTTGTGTAAATGTCAGTGAGAACATTTGGATTGCTGCGATTGTTTGGATCTTCGATTGCCGCATATGTTTCATCTGTCAAGGGGAGAGcaaagatacatatatatatatagtcccTTATTAATCACACTATAATCATTTTATCTAACCAGAATCATCTGACACGGTGGCATAATGCGAATCATTTGCATCGCGAGTCAGTGTAGCTATGCGTTGTGTTTGCTTCGGCGGCTGTTGTGCTAGTATATTTGCAAGTGGCTCCCGCACACTGATGCTGGTATAACCTTctgaaagaaaagtaaaaaagaaaaaaaaaaacatttatgttATAAGTATTTATGAGTTAACTGTGGTATTATACTTGAAGAGTCCTGTGAATCACCACTGAAGTGTTGATTTGTTATGGGCGGCGTCATATAGGGAAGATCTTGACTCGCTGAGATCATACCTGCGATGGCAGAAGCAGCTGGAATTTCTGCTTGAGATACTAAATCGATTTGCGATGTGTTGCTATGGTTTGAGTTGCGCGAAAGTGTGCCATTAAGCACTGGCGGTTGGCTGTTGTAAATGGCATTACTGCTATTGCCGGCGGCTACCACGGCTGCTGCGGCAGCCGCAGCTGAGGTCGACGGTGGATTTACTTGAGCGTAGGGATGTTCCGTGTTACGTACCTGTTTTAAGAGCAAATTATGTTAGGGAAATAGCCAAAGTTAATAATACATTAGcaagttcaatttttttaagcttaaagCGTAACCCAAGGCGATTCAATTAAAAGTGATAGCTCTTGAGCAACATCAACATTTACAGGTATTTTGTTCTTAATGTCAAATTTCCCATGGTAATGTAAATAACAATAATGCAAATATCTATTGACAATCAAGACATAAGATCGCAAAATCAGTTattttccacgacagtcggttcgacgttaccgaaacgacccggatttatatccggccaaggactgtcactcctgCAGGGAATCTTTATGCTGCTGCTACAACATCGCAAAATCAGTTGCTTGAGTACCAtcattttgaatgaatttgtCTTGACGtaacaattaaaaaagtgaCTACTGGAATTATGTAAATGCTTACTTTGGCGTAATCATGAGGTGGATTACGTACTCTAGAATAAGGCGAACTAACATCATCTGCTTGACTGATGGAACTATGCTGAGAGACACTAGTTTGTTTTTTTAGGCTTGGAGTGGCTGAAATTGGAAATATATAGTcataaaagtttatataatataacattCACAGGGTtgtaagtaataataataatattatatatcagcGGAACAGTGAGCACATAAGTGAATTTTTAGGGCTGTAGGAAAGACGGAAAATGGATTTATTTCAGAAATTGCAGGAGCAAAGAATGTGTATAAAGTTGCTGGGGGTTTTACAGGACATAAtcctgccgtagccgaatcggttggtgcgtgactaccattcggaagacgtaggttcaaatctccgtgaaacacccaaattaagaaaacaaattttctaatatcggtcgcccctcggcaggcaatggcaaacctccgagtgtatttctgccatgaaaaagctatttATAATTCTAACTTTTCCTTtggtatatattctcaattGGCGCACTTTATCAGTGTACGCCCAAGTGGACTTTAGCAATTTTTCAGTTTCACCAAAAGATATAATTGTCATTCCTTCCTCCATCGTACGCCACCCTGTTTGAGGAGGCCTTGGAATCGttctcacgacagtcggttctacgtaaccggaacgacccggatttatatccggccaaggactgtctcttcagcagtattcctcgtatatgcacggggaatgtttatgctgctacaacaacaacaaggaggccttggaatattttttcctcttgaaaaatgcaataaaaatattttatttcggttgtattgaaaaataaatgccaagCACTATAAGTATGCGCGTGGAAAGTATTCTGtggataattaattaatttttgaggaTTGTTCAAAAACTTACGACTTTTATTGCCATTATTGCCTTCATCGAGAATACGTTTGTCCGCCACTGTTTCATATAGTTCAGATCCATTATCGCCATTGGCATCTCCAACGGGTATATCTGGCAGACTTCTGTGAGCTGCAGTGCTTGCTCTGAAAAATTTTGTAGAGGAATGATTACcacatatattttatacatatacatacatgtgtatgtatgttcatcCAAATATTTCTACCTTTTTTCCGAATCGGTGTTCGAAACTGCCGAAACGTTTAAATCCGTATGCGATTCACTATTTGCAGGCACTTTAACCACGAttacatcgtcgggattagtcATTTTAACCATACCCTCCAAACCCCCCAACTCAtcccttaaaataaaaataagaaaaacatcaGACATAAGGCTATCATAAAACGTGAAAACTTATGTTTACATTTACTGtcatttcaaaattaaagtaaacttgcataagtgatttaaacgatttaaaaaaacatcGCATCAAATACGTGACCCTATATCCTCGCTTTCATGAGGCTCATTTGTTGACGTAGCCATTGTGGCGGCACATCGTTGTTGCATTGAATGCAATCTGCTAGCTTCGCTGTTGATTTTGTTGGCGCAGCAGCGTTCGTTCGACGTCAATTACCTTGCTCAAGAACTATAAACTGCTATAGCCACCCACTTCCTCCCAAATTTACACAAACACAGGCACAAACTCGTAGTATTCATATAACAGACGATAGGTCTGCCAAATGGCTTGTTTGAAAAAGAAGCAAGTCTACTAAGATCGTTACTTACTCATCAATGGTATGAATTTTCGACTTACTTTGTAGCTTGACGCCTGCACCAGAGACACGCTGCCAACAGCACCATCGCAGTCAAAGTTACATTCAGAGTTAGCAGCAAAGCGTAGTAAAACGCCTCAGTATCCGCGTATACAACCCCTGTACCGTCCCTCAACTCCATTGCTCTTACTGTAATTTGTGCTGCAGTTCACTAATTTGCACAATTTTACGTTTTTCACGGCTATACGCTAACTTTGTATAGATTTTTTGTCTTACTTTTGGATTACTACATTGGAATTTGTACTAATACTTTTAGTTATGTACACTGGGTCAAAAGCTTGATGCACCTTTCACTGCGCTATAAACGCAGCAATATACCTCACcaacttatttttcttatttgctaTTACTGCAGTTGTAGCAAAAACAGTTTACTTATTTCACTGcatctttttttatcattttctctatggaaacacattttttaatttgctaaattgtcaaaaatacgcgaaaaactaaaaaaacaattccCTTTCGCTTCGTTTTGCATTTCGAACACGCACACACCCAACGATCAACATACGCTGACTGCAATGAGCTCGCGTCGACGCCTCTGCTTGTCAAATCGCAGGCATCGTCAGCTTTCACTGGTGCTGCCCCATTACATAAAACGAGATTGAGGAATTTTAGAGAGATTAGTTCTAATGCCAGTTGTTTTCTTGATAACATCTTTTTGCTGTAATCTTAGGTTTACATAAGACAATTCTTTGAAGACAACTGAAAATACGTATTAGTtgtcaaaaagagaaaaaaaaaatgtttactttactTAGGCGTCCAGGCTGTTCTAAGTACAGTAACCTCGATTATTTTGCGAATTACAACGAAACGTCGCCGAATTTACCAGTTATGTCAAATCAAACAACttcgggtttttttttttaataaataatcatttcttagtatcagggcagctaatacccgtatttgttgcccgcggtccatcttttactgacaaaactatccaataaccAAGCTGATTTGGTAACTAATCCGCGTAACAATCGTCTGCCACAGTACAAATTTAATCAGAAATCACGATTAACGCCATTTAGACTATAAGGTCACAGTTGACTAatcaaatttgaagtaaatgtCTATCACCgaacaattatattttttcgctttattttcttaacaatttaacatacattttttaccaaGACAGTTGGGGCTGTATAGCATATACAACGCatatgattttgttattggcATAGGCCATACTTTTGGTTGGCGGCCAGTAGACAACGGGGTTTCGTGGGATAATGCATTCAGGAAACTTTGTTCGAAATAAGGCCCTTGTTTCATGCGCTGTGTGGCGAGTAATACCGTCCTGTTGATATCGCATATAAGTCAAGTTCATGTCGCTTAATTCAGGGTATAAAAAGTTTATTATCCTGCCACGATGACGTTCACCGTAATTTTCAGTCCTAAAATAGCATATTTTGAGCTTTGGCGAAAACAATAAACCTCGGTGTTTCAAAAATCTCTGCTTGCCCAATCATTACATTTAAAGAAATCACTCGAAGGAAACGACGAGAAACACAATAATGATGGTATAATAGGCGTTCGTCAGGGAATGGgatgaaatattttacatacatataaattcagAACAATGTCTTAGGGCACATCAACGGAGTGATTGCCACAGTAGCTGCATCCGATCGTTCTGTCTCAAATATGgatataaaaagtttgaaaaaaaatcgctgTAGTAGCCATTTTTGTGGAGTGGATTTGTGTCATGAAAAGGGCCATACAAATTATATGAGCGGttcggaggcgacataaaactataaaactcaaaatttaaagGATTACAAGACACATACCATTgattattgttattaatttaaatttattttattttttaagctttcaaaaaaattgtgagttCAACCTTTGAAATTCAGTCTCCTATTcagcaatatataatatatttaaaaagagaCATTAATGAAATGGAGTCTTATCTCTCTTTTGAACGCGATTGAATGCACtcacaaaatatacatattgcATGTATGCAGGTGTATAAGAAGATCATATGTATATCGCTTATTAACCAAAGAACAGGCATAacctaaaaattgaaaatcttgtGCGCGTAATGGCGTGAGAAACAAGAAATCACTTATCAATAAACAAAacgtattatgtatgtatgtattaattatATGTTATTAAAATgggtaaatatatatgtattataactCAGATCATTTATATTTGTAGATGAATAAAAAAGTTCAATTCTAAGTAGAACTTTGTTTACGCGGCCATAATAGTGTTTATATaccaaataaaagaagaagtttaACGCAGCCGCCGTATCCAAGAGGGTTTGCCAAATAATAGAAGTTTTCTCTATTAGCTGTTGTTTCACCGCAGGCAATGCCAAGCCTCCGAATGCCCTTCTGCCATATGAAAATTTCTCATaagaaccatctgccattcggaggcggcaaTAAACTATGTATCAGTAATTTGAATAGCACGGCAACATAAGGTAATTATAAaggtattataattttcatgTAATATTCCCATCGCTATATACGAGGAATCCTTCAAATTAGTGTCTAATCTGATTACTTAACGtcataatctatatatatatatatattgtatttatatatataaaaaaatgggcgTGATACTTTTTCAaagcatatatatgtaagtaaaatcTTGCTACACGCCTCGAGTTTGATTTCAGGTTAGGTTACGATGGTTGTCACTCTCCATAAGGTATAGGGATGCCCACTTAGGCCTGAAGGCCCATTATAATGCCAATAGTTTGTGCTTAAGTTCCCTCTCTAATTCGCAATGCGGTGAAACCACTTCGTCCCTCATATAAACGATAAAATACTGTGGAGGGCTGCGGATTCTAAGTCTGCCAGAAATCCAAACAAGTAAGCGTTTAGAAGAGTGATATCCGGTTCTGGCAAGAGTGAGAGAGTGGCAGAGGAAGTGTTCAACACTCTCCATTTCCTTCTCGTTCATGCAGCTGCGTGCTGCAGCAGAAGAAGTGAGGGAA harbors:
- the LOC128854809 gene encoding serine-rich adhesin for platelets isoform X3, with the protein product MELRDGTGVVYADTEAFYYALLLTLNVTLTAMVLLAACLWCRRQATKDELGGLEGMVKMTNPDDVIVVKVPANSESHTDLNVSAVSNTDSEKRASTAAHRSLPDIPVGDANGDNGSELYETVADKRILDEGNNGNKSPTPSLKKQTSVSQHSSISQADDVSSPYSRVRNTEHPYAQVNPPSTSAAAAAAAVVAAGNSSNAIYNSQPPVLNGTLSRNSNHSNTSQIDLVSQAEIPAASAIAGMISASQDLPYMTPPITNQHFSGDSQDSSKGYTSISVREPLANILAQQPPKQTQRIATLTRDANDSHYATVSDDSDETYAAIEDPNNRSNPNVLTDIYTSGSETYAQIQPMQINSMVVSVEINNTNNINSHINPNATLTNNVQSTEHNIPSATSMSHHHQHTAHGSHTQTRPISEHTTPIPPPVDSLRTQKHSRQPSSSSNNSSSICNLGSPKPEKRQANSPLPPTPKSNITSGRSSVISVIECGGGAGELNLSGILTAVSNTVISATAAATNTTDISPQKNKSKSLSPSKDIEGMYAKVMKKNKLSRHSPSSQNNSPVMARKYADHNAVLGVSPLDMAAAELMETNRTSVFTIPNMSTDKGRLRSNSYGSKDHGYETIPAEAMRPSALENRKSDCYSSLLRKERPKEILQIPIPPAANAKPPIDSDLNSDKHYETIAVPLDTTNNSDPGYETLQKPNKLNQSDPENEKKSSDYDPNYEVLEGPKSTGLSDDGYAKINENKKLAVDEDSTDGYSKVKGEEGEEGSTGGYSTIATDANHNYASIAETKQEMSGATPDTEESDHYARIAEAPRIPLSASELPISTLHTPTGKLPQSVSIASGGTQDTLAITSPSSINSSSLLTNSSTLSITNALTGSSSTTSTMSSRQTPSTSSQYESLTGSETDPNYESVCYTNTERENPYERLQTEYSETQLSSSSPITPDGLRQQQLHQQKHNNAHTHNAIIETTGGSTSASSSVTTATNSDSTAATTVLLKTTANGLTPKVGLGGSATKVQNTSELNTTDVVVDDYFQV
- the LOC128854809 gene encoding serine-rich adhesin for platelets isoform X2, giving the protein MELRDGTGVVYADTEAFYYALLLTLNVTLTAMVLLAACLWCRRQATKDELGGLEGMVKMTNPDDVIVVKVPANSESHTDLNVSAVSNTDSEKRASTAAHRSLPDIPVGDANGDNGSELYETVADKRILDEGNNGNKSPTPSLKKQTSVSQHSSISQADDVSSPYSRVRNPPHDYAKVRNTEHPYAQVNPPSTSAAAAAAAVVAAGNSSNAIYNSQPPVLNGTLSRNSNHSNTSQIDLVSQAEIPAASAIAGMISASQDLPYMTPPITNQHFSGDSQDSSSYTSISVREPLANILAQQPPKQTQRIATLTRDANDSHYATVSDDSDETYAAIEDPNNRSNPNVLTDIYTSGSETYAQIQPMQINSMVVSVEINNTNNINSHINPNATLTNNVQSTEHNIPSATSMSHHHQHTAHGSHTQTRPISEHTTPIPPPVDSLRTQKHSRQPSSSSNNSSSICNLGSPKPEKRQANSPLPPTPKSNITSGRSSVISVIECGGGAGELNLSGILTAVSNTVISATAAATNTTDISPQKNKSKSLSPSKDIEGMYAKVMKKNKLSRHSPSSQNNSPVMARKYADHNAVLGVSPLDMAAAELMETNRTSVFTIPNMSTDKGRLRSNSYGSKDHGYETIPAEAMRPSALENRKSDCYSSLLRKERPKEILQIPIPPAANAKPPIDSDLNSDKHYETIAVPLDTTNNSDPGYETLQKPNKLNQSDPENEKKSSDYDPNYEVLEGPKSTGLSDDGYAKINENKKLAVDEDSTDGYSKVKGEEGEEGSTGGYSTIATDANHNYASIAETKQEMSGATPDTEESDHYARIAEAPRIPLSASELPISTLHTPTGKLPQSVSIASGGTQDTLAITSPSSINSSSLLTNSSTLSITNALTGSSSTTSTMSSRQTPSTSSQYESLTGSETDPNYESVCYTNTERENPYERLQTEYSETQLSSSSPITPDGLRQQQLHQQKHNNAHTHNAIIETTGGSTSASSSVTTATNSDSTAATTVLLKTTANGLTPKVGLGGSATKVQNTSELNTTDVVVDDYFQV
- the LOC128854809 gene encoding serine-rich adhesin for platelets isoform X1, with amino-acid sequence MELRDGTGVVYADTEAFYYALLLTLNVTLTAMVLLAACLWCRRQATKDELGGLEGMVKMTNPDDVIVVKVPANSESHTDLNVSAVSNTDSEKRASTAAHRSLPDIPVGDANGDNGSELYETVADKRILDEGNNGNKSPTPSLKKQTSVSQHSSISQADDVSSPYSRVRNPPHDYAKVRNTEHPYAQVNPPSTSAAAAAAAVVAAGNSSNAIYNSQPPVLNGTLSRNSNHSNTSQIDLVSQAEIPAASAIAGMISASQDLPYMTPPITNQHFSGDSQDSSKGYTSISVREPLANILAQQPPKQTQRIATLTRDANDSHYATVSDDSDETYAAIEDPNNRSNPNVLTDIYTSGSETYAQIQPMQINSMVVSVEINNTNNINSHINPNATLTNNVQSTEHNIPSATSMSHHHQHTAHGSHTQTRPISEHTTPIPPPVDSLRTQKHSRQPSSSSNNSSSICNLGSPKPEKRQANSPLPPTPKSNITSGRSSVISVIECGGGAGELNLSGILTAVSNTVISATAAATNTTDISPQKNKSKSLSPSKDIEGMYAKVMKKNKLSRHSPSSQNNSPVMARKYADHNAVLGVSPLDMAAAELMETNRTSVFTIPNMSTDKGRLRSNSYGSKDHGYETIPAEAMRPSALENRKSDCYSSLLRKERPKEILQIPIPPAANAKPPIDSDLNSDKHYETIAVPLDTTNNSDPGYETLQKPNKLNQSDPENEKKSSDYDPNYEVLEGPKSTGLSDDGYAKINENKKLAVDEDSTDGYSKVKGEEGEEGSTGGYSTIATDANHNYASIAETKQEMSGATPDTEESDHYARIAEAPRIPLSASELPISTLHTPTGKLPQSVSIASGGTQDTLAITSPSSINSSSLLTNSSTLSITNALTGSSSTTSTMSSRQTPSTSSQYESLTGSETDPNYESVCYTNTERENPYERLQTEYSETQLSSSSPITPDGLRQQQLHQQKHNNAHTHNAIIETTGGSTSASSSVTTATNSDSTAATTVLLKTTANGLTPKVGLGGSATKVQNTSELNTTDVVVDDYFQV